The Treponema sp. OMZ 790 genome includes the window AAAAACATCGCAAATAAATCTAAGGAAAGTCTCTAAAAACTGATGTTTTTAGAGACTTCCGGTAAAAGGAATGATTATGATTTCAAAAACCATTAAGGTTCAAAATCGGGCAGGAATACACGCCCGCCCGGCAGCACTCATTGCACAAAAATCGAACAACTTTTCTTCGGAGATTTTTTTATGCAGGGAAGATGCAAAAATCAATGCTAAGTCGGTAATAGGAATTATTACAATGGCAGCAGCTTACGGCACGGAACTCACTTTAACCTGTGACGGCCCCGATGAAAACGAAGCCTGCGAAGCCATTGAAACTATTTTTAACAATAAATTTGAAGAAGAATAAAATTTTTTACTTTTTATGGAGGAAAAACATGCAATATGATGATTTAAAACGGCATGAACGGCTTTTTTCGGAATACACGGAACTTAGAATTCAAGAAAACACGGCTATGGCGGTAACGGCAGTAAACGGCGATCTTGTAAACAATGTTCAAAGCAAAAAAGCCGGAGTTTGTGCCCGCTCTTTTAAAGACGGAGTATGGGGCTTTGCCTCATCACCTGAACAAACGGATGAAGCAATTGCCTCATCCATAAAATCGGCAAACGAAAACGTCACCTTTTTAGCCAAAAAAGCAGGAACAAATCAAAAAAAACTTCCGGCTTTTACCGGACAAGGAAAGTACGGCAAATATGATTCTGCCAAAGATGCAGACCAAAAAGAAGTTATCGAATTTATAAAAGATCTTGAAAATTATACGGTAAAAAAATATCCTGAGCTGCAATCAAGAACTTTCAGCCTCGGCGCAAACGGCACCGAAAGATACCTTATTACTTCCGATAAGGCCGATGCTCACACCTATATTTCAAGAGCAAACTTATTTATTCAATTGAAGTTAATCTCGGAAGGGCAGCCTGTGGGGCTTTATGAAGTTTTCGGAGGTTACGGCCAGTTTAAAGACCTTTTCGATAAACCTTCTCTTTATTATTCAAAGATAGATAAAATTGTCGAAAACCTAAAACAAAAAGCGGAAGGAGTCTATGCCCTCCCCGGTTTTCACGATGTAGTGCTGGGGCCTGACCTTGCAGGCATTCTCGCTCATGAAGCCATCGGCCACACAACGGAATCCGACTTTGTAATGTCGGGCTCTGTTGCAGCTGATTTTATGAATAAAGAAGTAGCAACGCCTCTTGTTACCCTTGTAGACTTTGCCTATGAGTACAACGGCAATCTCTGCCCTGTTCCGATTTGGATAGATGATGAGGGAGTTGCCGCAAAAGATGCGGTAATCATCAAAGACGGAATTTTGCGCTCCTACATGCATAACAAACAGTCGGCAGCAATCTTCAAAGTAGATCCGACAGGCAATGCCAGAGCAAACGAGTTCTCCGATGAGCCTTTAGTCCGCATGAGAAATACAGCCATTCTCCCCGGAAAGGACAAACTGGAGGACATGATAGCGAGCATTGAAGACGGCTACTATTTTGTACGCTCTTCAAACGGACAAGCCGATTCTACAAGCGAATTTATGTTCGGCGTAGTACTCGGTTATGAAATCAAAAACGGAAAAATCGGCAAAGCAGTAAAGGACTGCACAATAGCGGGAGTTGCCTTCGATATGCTGAAAACCGTAACTATGGTAAGTGACGATATGAGTTGGAGCAATGCCGGCATGTGCGGAAAAAAGCAGCTCATCAATGTAGGAATGGGCGGGCCTGCAATCAAGTGTAAAATCGGAGTAGGAGGACGTGAATAATGAACGGATTTGACGGAATAAAACATGCGGAATTTATCTTGGACGCCCTTAAAAAAGAAGGTGCCGATAAGGCAGCAACAAGGGTTTCAAAAAGCGTAAAAAGCGAAATGAATATTGATGCAGGCCGTTTAAGCCTTTACAGGAGTACTACGGATATTTCCGTTTCGATGACCTCTCTTGTAGAAAGCAAAAAGGGCTATATCGCAGGGAACGACTTAAGCGAAAAGGCTTTAAAAGAAAACGCTGCAAAGGCAGTTTCCCTTTCACGCTCTTCCGAAAAGGATGATGGAAACGATATTTCTCCTATGCAAAAGGGAGAAACTCTTTCTTACGGAGATACGCAGCCCAATAACGAAAAAATGTATGAGAGGCTGAAAGAGTTTTTGGATTATACAAAATCGGCCTATCCTAATTTACAATTAAACCAATGCGTTTTGGATTTTACAAGAAGAGAACAAAACTTTGCAAACTCAAACGGTGTGCGTTTTACTCAAAGCTCAGGCATATATAATTTTTCTGCAATGTTCTTTGCAAAAAATGCAAAGGGAACAAGCAGCTTTAACTATAGCGGAGCCGCTCACCTTAACTTGAATAAGCCTTTAAAGGACTGGGGAAACCTCGATGAGATTATGAGGGAAAACTGCGGACAAACAGTGACCAATCCTCTTTCAGGTTCTTTTGAAGGAGACATAGTAATAACACCGCCCAGCTTTATGGGCTTCGTTGAAATGATGTTAGGGCTTTTTATGAGCGACATGCCTCTCATTACCGGCACGTCTATTTGGAAGGATAAATTAAACCAAAAAGTATTATCGGATTTATTTACCCTCCATTCATTTCCGCGAAAGCCGGGTACCGAACTTGAAAGCCTTTACACGCAAGACGGCTTTAAGGCCGAAAACGAAACCCTCATCGAAAAAGGAGTTTTAAAAGACTTTGTTTTAGGGCTTTACGGCTCCAAAAAAACCGGACTTCCCCGCTGCGTCTCGGGAGGAGAGGGTTTAATAATAGAAGGCGGAAATACGGCAAAGGCCGATATGATTAAGAAAGTCAAAAAGGGAATTTTACTCGGCCGTTTTTCAGGCGGAAGCCCTGCCGCAAACGGAGACTTTTCCGGTGTTGCAAAAAACTCCTACCTTATCGAAAACGGCGAAATTACAAAACCTCTTTCCGAAACGATGATAGCCGGAAACATCGTAAAAATGTTCAGCGATATAATTTCGGTTTCAAAAGAAAAAGTAGACTATGGAAATGCAATAGTTCCGTGGATGCATTCTACGGGAATTACTATTTCAGGAAAGTAAAACGATAAAAAATGTTACCTTCTAAAGAAGAAGCAGAAAGATTACTTGAAGAGGCTTGTTTAAAAAATCCCGGACCTTGGCGGGAACACTCCATCGTTGCAGGCAAGTGCGCACAAAAAATCGCTTCAGCCTGTAAGGACTTGGATCCCGTCAAGGCTTATATCTTGGGACTTCTCCACGATATAGGACGGCAAGAGGGCGTAACCGCCCTAGCCCATGTGATAGACGGCTATGAATATCTTATGAAATTAGGCTATGATGAAGCCGCCCGAGTATGTATAACTCATTCCTTTTCCATAAAAGATATAGAAACCTACATAGGCAAAAATGATGTCGGCCCGGAAGCTTATAAAAAAATAAAAAAGCTTATCGACGAATACGAATATGATGATTACGACAGACTCATCCAGCTATGCGACAGCATCGCCCTGCCTCAAGGCTCCGCAAAAATAGAAGAAAGGATGAGCGACGTCAAAAAACGCCACGGCTATTATCCCCAAGATAAATGGAACAAACATATCGAACTAAAAAAATACTTTGAACAAAAATCCGGCTTGGATATAGATAATCTCGGAATCGGCCCGGAATATAAATTTTAATTTCTTCTTAACTCCCTGTGCCTTCATATTTTTTTATGCTTTTCATAAAGAATAGATAACCGATTATAAATATAATTATGGAATACATCGGTAAAAGAATAAATTTAATATTAAATGAATATTTATGCAAGCTAAAAGCCGCAGGATAAAATGCTATCATTGAGACAGGAAATATGTATGTTAAAATAAACTTGATAAACGCATTATAAATAGATATGGGGTATTGAGCAAAATCGAGCATATCCATTAGGGGCGAAAAAGCTTCTTCTATTTTAGGATATTTTATAGAAAAAGATGAGACTATCAAAAATATGCCGATAATACCGAAAGTTCCTGCAATTAAAAATAAGAATAAGGATAAGATGGTTATTATGCCTAAATTTAAAGTATAAGCCGAATATATAAAAATTGATAAACCTGTAACAATTCCAAAAACTTCAGATAAGGCAAAGTTATCAAAAGTGATGTACAAAAAAGGATTAACCGGAAGAGTTAATACCAAACTTAATTTACCTTGCAGTATATAAGTATTTGAATACCAAAGAGTCCAAGCAAAAAAACAATAAAACACATCAACTGAAATTGTATATAAAGAATAAATCAGCAAACATTCTTCTCTGTTAAACCCTTTTATTTCAAGAGTTTTATTGAAAATAAAAACAAGAACCAATATTCCCATTATAGAATTTAAGACCCTAACAACTAACCATAAAACAGAATCGTTTTTAAAAGAAAGCTGTTCTTTTATTTTTAAGACCAAAAGTTTATAACAATAATTCATCTAGCCGCCCATTATCTCTATTTTTTTTATTGCCCTTCTATGAAAAATACAGGTAAACACCAAAAGTAAAAATATCCAATATAATTGCCTTGATATTAAACTAAATGATTTTAAATTAGTGCTGTTTAAAACCTCAATAGGAATTTGATACAGCACTCGAAACGGTAGATAATTTAAGATTTTTTGTAAAGTTTTAGGAAAAAAATCAAAAGGAATCAAGGAACCTGAAAAAAATAAAAATAAAATATTTTTAATTTGAATAAACCCCTCATTATTACCGTAAAAGAAAACGCACAAACCGACAATATAAGCCGTAAACCAATTAAATAAATATGCACAAAAAGCTGAAAAAATAAATAAACTTAAATTTAGGGCACCGTAATAGATGTTCACGTCAAAAAATAAAATTAAAACTATAAGCAAAGGCAGAGATTTTAATATAAACCTTGCAGTAGCTGCCGCAAAATCTTTTAAAAAGATATTAAGACCGAAATTAATAGGTCTTAATAAAAGAAAAGAAATAGAACCGGTTTGATAGATAGTTTGAAAATATCTATCGGTATTTACACCGATAAAAGAACCGACTATAGTTATAATTGCAAAATAAGAAATATAATCCGTATTTCCTATTTGCGACCAAATTGAAGATTTTATTAAAAATAAAAACAACAAGGAAAATATAGAAAAAATGGCCGATATTTTAAAATACAAGTGCTGTTTAATATTTAAAGAAATAATTCCAAGTAAATATTTCATTCCGGTTTTTTATCCTTGTAAGCCCTGTAATAGTTTAATAAAATTTTAGAAAAATCTTCATTTTCAATTTTTATATCATAAATATTTTCTTTATCATCTAAAGAATTAAAAATTTCTTCCATTGTAACCTGTTTATCAACTTCAAATGAAATACTGTTTTTTTGAAAATCTTTTTCTCTTATATTAAAATTGTTTTGTAGTTTTTCGGTTAAATCAATATTCTTTTTATATAAAAGTGTAACAATTTTAGACTTATCATAATTTTCTATAAATTCATGAGTTCTTATATCTTCTTGTAATTTTCCGTTGTTTAAAACCAATAATCTTTCAGACAGATTGATTATATCATCGGAATTATGAGAAATTAAAATTAAAATAATATCATTATATTGTTTATAAGTTTTTATCAGATTATAAAATTGCTCTTTTACTTCAAGATCCAAACCTATTGTCGGTTCATCTAAAAGAAGGATTTTAGGATTATGAAATAAAACCAAAGCAATTTCACACTTCATTTTTTGTCCTAAAGACATTTCTCTAATGGGCTTTTTTAAAAGGTTTTCAAGCTTAAACAAATCGATAAGACTGTCGAGCCTTTTATTTGCTTCATCTTTTTCGATTTTATAAATAAGCCTAAAAAGCTCTAAAGATTCTCTAAAAATCATATTTTGGTAGAGCTGACTTCTTTGACCGAAGATAACACCTATATTCCGTTTGTATTCTTTTTGATTTTCATAGATATTTTTTTGATTAAATAAAACTTCTCCGCTCGTAGGCCGCAAAATACCCGAAATAATTTTTATCAAGGTAGATTTCCCTGAACCGTTTTTGCCGACTATCGCAACATTTTCATTATTTTCAATCTTAAAAGAAATATCCGTTAAAGCCTTAACCTCAGAATAATCGGCCTTAAACATATCTTTTACGATACCTAAAAGTCCGAATCTTCTTTCTTGAGTTTTATATGTTTTACTAATATTTTTAAGTTTCAGCATAAGTTTACCGCCAATAATTTACAGTATATTTACTGCAAACCCGATACGAATTATATGTATTATGACATATAAAATTTAATCGGTCAAGAGTGAAGGAACATTTGATTTTTATCTTACCAAAGAAAACAAAATAGAATCTTCTAAATTTTCACTATAAAATGTAAGGACATTATATATGTTTTCGGTTTCAAGTAAACTGTTATCTAAAAAAGCAAAACTATAGGGTAAAAAATGCTTTATTACATCCCCCTCTTTTATTTTCGGTTCAGGTTCGGATATAATAATTTTGAAGCCGTTA containing:
- a CDS encoding HDOD domain-containing protein, translating into MLPSKEEAERLLEEACLKNPGPWREHSIVAGKCAQKIASACKDLDPVKAYILGLLHDIGRQEGVTALAHVIDGYEYLMKLGYDEAARVCITHSFSIKDIETYIGKNDVGPEAYKKIKKLIDEYEYDDYDRLIQLCDSIALPQGSAKIEERMSDVKKRHGYYPQDKWNKHIELKKYFEQKSGLDIDNLGIGPEYKF
- a CDS encoding HPr family phosphocarrier protein — translated: MISKTIKVQNRAGIHARPAALIAQKSNNFSSEIFLCREDAKINAKSVIGIITMAAAYGTELTLTCDGPDENEACEAIETIFNNKFEEE
- a CDS encoding ATP-binding cassette domain-containing protein, which gives rise to MLKLKNISKTYKTQERRFGLLGIVKDMFKADYSEVKALTDISFKIENNENVAIVGKNGSGKSTLIKIISGILRPTSGEVLFNQKNIYENQKEYKRNIGVIFGQRSQLYQNMIFRESLELFRLIYKIEKDEANKRLDSLIDLFKLENLLKKPIREMSLGQKMKCEIALVLFHNPKILLLDEPTIGLDLEVKEQFYNLIKTYKQYNDIILILISHNSDDIINLSERLLVLNNGKLQEDIRTHEFIENYDKSKIVTLLYKKNIDLTEKLQNNFNIREKDFQKNSISFEVDKQVTMEEIFNSLDDKENIYDIKIENEDFSKILLNYYRAYKDKKPE
- a CDS encoding TldD/PmbA family protein — its product is MNGFDGIKHAEFILDALKKEGADKAATRVSKSVKSEMNIDAGRLSLYRSTTDISVSMTSLVESKKGYIAGNDLSEKALKENAAKAVSLSRSSEKDDGNDISPMQKGETLSYGDTQPNNEKMYERLKEFLDYTKSAYPNLQLNQCVLDFTRREQNFANSNGVRFTQSSGIYNFSAMFFAKNAKGTSSFNYSGAAHLNLNKPLKDWGNLDEIMRENCGQTVTNPLSGSFEGDIVITPPSFMGFVEMMLGLFMSDMPLITGTSIWKDKLNQKVLSDLFTLHSFPRKPGTELESLYTQDGFKAENETLIEKGVLKDFVLGLYGSKKTGLPRCVSGGEGLIIEGGNTAKADMIKKVKKGILLGRFSGGSPAANGDFSGVAKNSYLIENGEITKPLSETMIAGNIVKMFSDIISVSKEKVDYGNAIVPWMHSTGITISGK
- a CDS encoding TldD/PmbA family protein, with the protein product MQYDDLKRHERLFSEYTELRIQENTAMAVTAVNGDLVNNVQSKKAGVCARSFKDGVWGFASSPEQTDEAIASSIKSANENVTFLAKKAGTNQKKLPAFTGQGKYGKYDSAKDADQKEVIEFIKDLENYTVKKYPELQSRTFSLGANGTERYLITSDKADAHTYISRANLFIQLKLISEGQPVGLYEVFGGYGQFKDLFDKPSLYYSKIDKIVENLKQKAEGVYALPGFHDVVLGPDLAGILAHEAIGHTTESDFVMSGSVAADFMNKEVATPLVTLVDFAYEYNGNLCPVPIWIDDEGVAAKDAVIIKDGILRSYMHNKQSAAIFKVDPTGNARANEFSDEPLVRMRNTAILPGKDKLEDMIASIEDGYYFVRSSNGQADSTSEFMFGVVLGYEIKNGKIGKAVKDCTIAGVAFDMLKTVTMVSDDMSWSNAGMCGKKQLINVGMGGPAIKCKIGVGGRE
- a CDS encoding ABC-2 family transporter protein, with the translated sequence MKYLLGIISLNIKQHLYFKISAIFSIFSLLFLFLIKSSIWSQIGNTDYISYFAIITIVGSFIGVNTDRYFQTIYQTGSISFLLLRPINFGLNIFLKDFAAATARFILKSLPLLIVLILFFDVNIYYGALNLSLFIFSAFCAYLFNWFTAYIVGLCVFFYGNNEGFIQIKNILFLFFSGSLIPFDFFPKTLQKILNYLPFRVLYQIPIEVLNSTNLKSFSLISRQLYWIFLLLVFTCIFHRRAIKKIEIMGG
- a CDS encoding ABC transporter permease; the encoded protein is MNYCYKLLVLKIKEQLSFKNDSVLWLVVRVLNSIMGILVLVFIFNKTLEIKGFNREECLLIYSLYTISVDVFYCFFAWTLWYSNTYILQGKLSLVLTLPVNPFLYITFDNFALSEVFGIVTGLSIFIYSAYTLNLGIITILSLFLFLIAGTFGIIGIFLIVSSFSIKYPKIEEAFSPLMDMLDFAQYPISIYNAFIKFILTYIFPVSMIAFYPAAFSLHKYSFNIKFILLPMYSIIIFIIGYLFFMKSIKKYEGTGS